The segment AAAAAACGTTTAGTGATTAACGAGAAACAGAAGTCAACTGTGAGATGAAGAAAGCACACAAAGAAATGTTGGAAAAAACTGAAGTTTTCATCATAAGTTTGCGTGTTTTCAGTTTACAACATACAAATTCCCCATCAACATTGAAGATAGAGGCACTGTTTTGGTGGAGTGGGATGAGTTAGGCTCAAAGAATATGAACTTCAAAATCTGTTGTGACTTTGCATTACTAAAGAGGGagatagatattttttttctcttacatGATCATGGATTCAGTATCAGTTTGGTTCTCCACATCTCTGCAATTACCTTGCGCGGTCCAGGATCATCAGGGCCTTTGTCTCGTTGCCCTGAGGTAAAGTATAACTGCCCGTCCCAGTAACCAACCAGCGTAGTCTTCACACGGTACGGCAACTTTCCAATCACATACCATTTCTGCAGGGAAGAACATAAAACAAAACTCAGCTCATGTTCACTCTTATCAACAGGCTAACGAGAGTCTTGAGCATGTAGGACatgggttttttttttaccatagTATTCAAGTTAAACTGGAAGATTTCTCCGACAAGAACCATCTTCTTGGTTTCAGGATGCTTCTCTGTTGTCCCTCCAACGATCACAATGGAGTTGTTAACCACCTTCCAAGCAAATTCAATATGCGAATCCGGTTTAGGCATCGGTGGCATAACTTTCCACTTCATTTCCTCATCCAGCATGTAAACATCGCTGAACACCACCTTGAACCACGAAGGTGAAGAAGGTAAggacacacacacatacacaacGTTCATAAAATTAGCAACACTCAGAGAAGATTTGCAACAAATACCTCCAAACGGCGTGAGCATTTGAAGATGGGAGATCCTGGTTTAGCCATGAAATCACCTTCTTGACCACCAATCACAAAAAGCCTGTCATCCACTACTACACATGCTCTACACTCACATGAACAGAGAGCCAACCCTcagataaaaaattaaagatgaTGCATGAAAGCTATAAACAAACCTGTGAGGTCCTCCACGAGGGATAGGAATTTCACTCCTCCACTCTTTCTCCAACGCTTTGCCATCTTTAACAGCGATACTCCAATGTTCAAGCCCCGGTGTATGTCGATTCTCTTTGCTTCCACCCATCACGTGGAGTCTACCTCTCCATAGCTGAGTAGCTGGAGCATACctgaaaatgtatatataaacacTCATCACTCACTTTTCTCTTAAACATCTAACGTGATGATGATAAACAGAGAACATCAATCACCTAGGAACTGGTAAGGGAATGAAGTCACTCCAGGTGTTTGTATCAGTGTCCAGCACAAATGTCTTAGCGGTAGGACCTCTGCATTGAGGACCATACTGACCAGTGACGATGTAGATGAATCTGCCATCAGTGACCATCCCTAAATGAGAATGTGCCATCTCCTTAGGCATATCGAATCTTCCTCCCCATG is part of the Raphanus sativus cultivar WK10039 chromosome 5, ASM80110v3, whole genome shotgun sequence genome and harbors:
- the LOC108863191 gene encoding kelch repeat-containing protein At3g27220, which produces MVKAAGKQSCGRLVFASFLALLAFGLIADFLWASSHRFSSSAMLSLPSSVTTVVGKLPPIEKDSSNKKKKKDDNGRERKLSATFQDLPAPQLHWEKMSASPVPRLDGAAIQIRNFLYVFAGYGNINLVHSHVDVYNFVDNTWGGRFDMPKEMAHSHLGMVTDGRFIYIVTGQYGPQCRGPTAKTFVLDTDTNTWSDFIPLPVPRYAPATQLWRGRLHVMGGSKENRHTPGLEHWSIAVKDGKALEKEWRSEIPIPRGGPHRACVVVDDRLFVIGGQEGDFMAKPGSPIFKCSRRLEVVFSDVYMLDEEMKWKVMPPMPKPDSHIEFAWKVVNNSIVIVGGTTEKHPETKKMVLVGEIFQFNLNTMKWYVIGKLPYRVKTTLVGYWDGQLYFTSGQRDKGPDDPGPRKVIAEMWRTKLILNP